A single window of Methanoregula sp. DNA harbors:
- a CDS encoding flippase-like domain-containing protein: MDRATWKWLLISVAFSIVVLAIVLLFTINDQTIYSLQKINPLFLALAFIAHLLTLCFWAWRVQMMSGSLGYRVGFFYSLNLVFANLLVAAVTPSQAGGEPVRIHELYKANVPLGDATAIVIMERVLDGIVLVILAAFAMLALNREWKSIGVTSGIIMYVTAIFITGCFVLFIVFATRPHILKSAMIRGARFFTKHWDSARFDEVAVRINQEVDNFHGALKKFVHSAKGGVLWGLLFTMLYWVSECVTASLILVGLGQPPLIFESFVINLILAILMMIPLTPGSSGIAEVGATSMYALFIPSSILGIFVVIWRLVLYYFNIALGIISSVLIVQREATAK, encoded by the coding sequence GTGGACAGGGCAACATGGAAATGGCTCCTGATATCGGTTGCATTCTCTATTGTCGTACTTGCCATTGTCCTGCTGTTTACCATCAATGACCAGACAATTTATTCATTGCAAAAGATCAACCCGTTATTCCTTGCACTGGCATTTATCGCCCACCTTCTTACTCTCTGTTTTTGGGCATGGCGCGTGCAGATGATGTCCGGTTCGCTGGGATACCGGGTCGGTTTTTTTTATTCCCTCAACCTTGTCTTTGCCAACCTGCTCGTTGCAGCGGTAACCCCGTCACAGGCAGGGGGGGAACCGGTCCGGATCCATGAGCTCTACAAGGCAAACGTCCCTCTGGGTGATGCGACCGCAATCGTTATCATGGAGCGGGTGCTCGACGGGATCGTGCTCGTGATCCTTGCCGCTTTCGCCATGCTCGCACTTAACCGGGAATGGAAGAGCATTGGAGTTACATCCGGCATTATCATGTACGTCACGGCAATCTTCATCACCGGCTGCTTTGTCCTGTTCATTGTTTTTGCCACCCGCCCCCACATCCTAAAAAGTGCGATGATCCGGGGGGCCCGGTTTTTCACAAAACACTGGGATTCTGCCCGTTTTGATGAGGTTGCTGTCCGGATCAATCAGGAGGTCGATAACTTTCACGGTGCCCTTAAAAAGTTTGTCCACAGTGCAAAAGGAGGGGTGTTGTGGGGCCTGCTCTTTACCATGCTGTACTGGGTCTCTGAATGTGTGACTGCTTCGCTCATCCTTGTCGGGCTGGGACAGCCCCCGCTCATCTTTGAGTCATTTGTCATCAACCTGATCCTCGCGATCTTAATGATGATCCCGCTCACTCCGGGAAGTTCCGGTATTGCGGAGGTAGGCGCAACTTCGATGTACGCCCTTTTTATCCCTTCCTCAATCCTTGGGATTTTCGTTGTCATCTGGCGGCTTGTGCTCTATTACTTCAATATCGCACTCGGCATTATCTCAAGCGTCCTCATCGTCCAAAGGGAAGCAACGGCAAAATAA